The Hippoglossus hippoglossus isolate fHipHip1 chromosome 16, fHipHip1.pri, whole genome shotgun sequence genomic sequence ATCGACATTAACAATGTTGTGTGTAGGACATGTTGATGTCCCCGCTGCAATAAACCACAATCTCAGCTACAGCTGTTTATAAGCTGCGAAAAGAGCGAAGCATGTAGAGGCTTCCTGGAGGCAGGAAAGCTGCGTTTCAGCCAGGGCAAAGAGTCAAATATGTAATATTGCTGCAAGCTAGGTCTCGAGCtgcacacgcgcgcgcgcaaacccacacaaacacagacagacagacagagcgagagagaggaggggggggggggggggggggggggggggggggggggggggggggggggggggggggggggggggggggggggggggggggggggggggggggggggggggggggtcggtgGGGGGTGGTATGTCCTAAAACGTCTAATTGCTTTACAACCGTCTACTACAATTAGACTTGTCTCAGTGCAGAAAAGGCACATCCGTTTgttgctacacacacacacacaccacacacacacacacacacacacacgcacgcacgcacacacagacacacacacatacacacacacacacacacacacacccacacacacaggtcttgGTTTTGCAGCTGGCAACAGCCTTTATTGAGGCATGCCATTCAAAGgatattttacaaacaaatatcAAGATGTAGTTTCTtggtaacacacacaacacacacacacacgcacaggtcTTGGTTTTGCTGCTGACATGCCAACATGTCATTGAAAGATATTTTACAACAAATATCAGATGTCATTTTTCGtggtaacaaaaacacacaccacacacacacaccacacacacacacacacacacacacacacacacacacacactgaaacagctTCCAAATAAAACCCACAACATGCATCAATTTATTACTAGAAAATGACACTACTAAATAAACActagtgtttttaatttgaactgccccccccccccccccctctgtcctgCTGATGGTGTCAAAGCTCCGTGCAGAGCTCAGTGCTGCAGTGCGCCCTGACCACCAGCAGGTGGAGGCAGCGGCATCGTCTGAGGAGCAGCGTACTGAGTGATGCGTTCAAGGCACAAAAGGCCACTCCCCATTTATTACAGACCTGCGCCACTTGCGTCGTTTCCATCATGGAACATCTAATCCCACTAAAGTGTTGTGGTTCGTTTTTATGGTCATTTAATTACGGCATGAATTGCTATCTAAAGATacttatttaattaaaatggagGCTTCTTACtaactttcttttattgtccTTTGTGAGAATGGCACAAAGTAGAGTAATGATTACTTTGTCTTATTTAGAGAAATGTCTGCGGCTGTCTTACATCACACGCTGCCATGCATGCATGTTCCAATACTTTCTcacccaaaaatccatattaaAACCAATATAAATCAATTTATGAGCAACTATGTGAATACCCACGGCTGAGTCCACATGCCCCAGTCACTGTTGTTAAGGTGAACACGTTTGAAAGCATCGCACACATTTTATGATGCAGCTCACAACCTCCCTTTAACCAGGAATTAGACTGGACCTTACTGGGACCCTGTAGCGGAGGTGAACTTGAGTCCAAAGAGTGGGAGATACCTCAAAccttccctcccttcctgtTTCCCCCTCAATgcccccctcacctcaccctcttcTACCTCCCACACCCTCAAAAGGTCACCCACATGCAGCTCATTACCTCCTCTGAGGAATAAGAGGATAACTGTGAGGATAAGTGAGGATTAACGgtttaaaaacatgataaaatacaGATGTTCTACCTTCTGAAACGTTTCTTCAGCCACTGGGAAACAGCGTTGTGCGTGGATGACATCCCAGTTTTGACCCCTGTGAATGTTGGGATGGATCTCGTCTGTGCAAGCAGCAATGTGAGGAGCCTTGCcgaggaaaaacagaaagtttCTTGGCTGTTGCTCGCCATGACCTACCGTGACCCCTATACATCAAACCTCATGACATCTCTGGTGACAGAGGAGGCCGCGGGTGAACTGTGGAGGAGAGTTCAGGGAAGTGAAGTCATGAGCACACAAGTTTGATTCCCTTATTCACGCACCGCTGATGCTGAAGCCATAGAGTGAGGTGAGGCTGTGTGAGTTCAGCCCATAACACATCAGATCAAAGCTGTTTTCATCAGGAAACACACCTTTTTGGAGTTTTATCAGCCAAATTTATCCTGAAATTCCTGCATTATTTTACTTCATCAAATTGGAAATGTGCTTCAAATCCTTCTTTAAAACCACTTTTACAGGCCTATACATGTTTGCCTTTACCCAGAAAGCAACTGGGCAAGGACCACTTGAAtccaacaggaagtggagactaGCTCATGAAAGCGGGCTCTGGAGGCAGGTGGTATAAAAGTAGAGCATGAAACTCgagattattttattcataaacaTAATTTATTCATACCCAGAATTTCAATCTTTTTGATCCCTGAGGGGCGAAAAGCCGAATAAATCATTGTAGTgcgtttcttttctttttataatttatCTGATATTTCCTATGAGCACAATGTCGACATGCAAAGCAGTTTGATTTGTGGGCCCATAACGCGCCTGAAGTATCTGTCAAATCTTCCCATGAATCCTGGGggcacaataaataaaactgtgatataaaaacctgctttgttccaggacacacacacacacacacacacacacacacacacacaacacacacacacacacacacacacacacacacacacacacacacacacacacacacacacacacagaagcttgTATGCACtcttgtatttctttctttctttagttttttccccccacaggCAGAATATGATGTGATTTATGACATAATGCAGCATTAATGACAGAGGCAACACGCCATAAACACGTTCAATCATTTCACCAAATACCACTACAAATATCAGCCTGCATACTCCCAGTCTATATTTTACATATGTCTAATAAAAAGGTGTCATTTCCTATTTAAAGAAAccatattttgatgtttttgacactgaaaaacaaaacaaaaaaccagACGCACATGTGGAGAGGATTcaattctttattttcacacttaccatgaatttaaaataattcctCAGCTCATTACAGACTCGGTTGAGTATTTATCTGGAAACCAGTTCATCGGTGGTCGCAGGTTTTGGCCTCCATGCGTCTTGCCTCCCAGATGTCTCCTGTTGTTCCAGAACAGACGGGAAACgagacactgctgctgcagcgctcCGCTCGTCAGACACCGTCCTTTCGTCTGCGTTCGTTCGAAAACAAGCAGCAAAATGTCGCTTTGTGTCTGTAGCGTAAGAAAAAGATATATTTGAGAATTGTTGCAATAAGAAAATATGTCCAATCTTCAGCATGATGCAGGGTTTAGGTTCTCGAATCAAACACAGTGGAGGATTATTTAATTTGCTCTTTGTTCTCTTTGTATCATTGCTCCCTTACACCTGTGTCTattgaaataaacaacatttaccTGCACTGCACTTGTTTATGTTAACTACAATTTATCTGCACATTTGAATGAGAATAAAAGGTAAATAACGTGATAAGTTTGATCAGCAATTTGCAGAAATGACTAGGAAATGCCTGAGACTTGGTTACACACGAAATAATCGCGATTAAACccataatacaaatattaaattaatcTGTAAACCCCCTTCATGAtagaataaattatattatctATATTAAGATACATTACCCTATTATTTAGGCTAGATTGGCGCATTATATAATCATAGCATCTGCCTTGAGGACATctgtacaaataaaacttgatatTGGTTATATGTGCATTAATAGTCATATCAAATATTGTAAGCACATGTTAGAGGCAGGTTTGTGTTAGAAAAGGAACAGGCCATGGGAAAGACGTGGTCCTGCAGGGAATCTGAGAAAGGTACGAGCCTGAATGGGTTTTCTGCTGAATGCCAAACACCCACTCACCTCAGCAAACAATTGATCCTATGTAAACGCTGCTCCGTTCGTTTCCTTTATACCCAAGTCTaatcctctcttctttcttttccttggCAGGATAGTCCTTTTTGCAaacgaaaaaaataaaaacaccaagtGTCGTCTTCCGCTGGATTTCTGATTTATTATCGAGCGAGTGCGCaaaagcaaaaagagaaaacctTCGTGCGTAATGGGCCGCGCGGCTGATCCTCTCTGCTTTCCTAAAGAAATCCCCGACATTTCTAAATTGAAAACTTCTCCTAAACACAGACCAACCTGGAGAGTGGTCGCTCTCTTCCTGGCCATATATGATCTAAAGGAGTGTTAGATGGTTTAAATGTGTTCTTAGGGCAGGGAGCTGTCAGAGACCTTTTGGCGAGAAAGATTGATCACGCGCCGGCTAACCAGGGCTCTTTGTTTAGAGCCGGAGCAATAAACAGCCTTTCCTCTGCTTCACACTACAGTGGCAAATCATGTCCACTCCGCGCCGTGTTGTAACCAATAATACTGAGGTATATGGATGATGAATTAGGTCAATATTATCCCTAtaggtgaaataaaataaatgaaatgggGATGTGTAGCAGGGAGCTGTAAACTGTGAAATGATGACAAAATGCCCGTGAAGTAACCAAGTGCTTTCATTCCATGTGCGCAAAATATTGCTTTCAgtatatcataataataacacatgTTTATTATATAGACTTAAATGGTAAAGTTACCAAAAATAACGTAATTTATTGCGAGACAAGAGAGATAAGGGGGATAAAATCGGGATGAATGTAAAATCGAAATCAAAATaatctccccctcttcctctctccccctctttctcatcccccctcccccccccccccatctccctccTGTGTGTTGGGGGAAGGGTGAGGGTGCACGACATGTTGTTTGGGTGTGTGCGCGCACGCAGCCCTCCTCGCCAGGCAAAGCAAACCTTCAACAAAAAAGTCTGAAGATTAACGCCTGGCACTGACAACGACTGCGGGCGTCGCGGCTTTATGAGACACAAATGTGAACTGCTGCAATGATTTGTGGAGTGCCAGGGCTAGAAATAAAGGGCCCGCGTGCACGTGCAAATGCGCGGTGCCCGCTCGGCAAAAAGTTCCACGGCCGCGCGTAAAGCAAGGGAAGGCACCACTTCTTGGGTGCTTTTTtttcacgggggggggggggcactagTGAGCAAACTGACCCCCAGAAATGTGTATAATAAAGCGACCACCACCCCCGGAATGAGGCGTTACCCCCTCCCAGTTTTCGATCAATCACAGGGGACAGTGGCTTCTTTTGATAAAAAACCCCAAATTGTCATTGGGCAGATGCAATCATGTGGACAAGCAGCACGGTCCTAGATTCCAACCATGTCCCCATGAAAGCAATAGTTTATGTCATAGAGTCTCCATATACCAGACTATATCCACTTAGCAGTTTAtgcttatttttttaaattattattgtcattatttctGCCACCCTCTGACTTCCAGCGGGTTCTCgggacaaggaggaggagatgaattACGAATTTGGGCGAGAAAGTGGTTTTATCAACAGCCAGCCGTCGCTCGCTGAGTGCCTGACATCTCTCACTAACCCTGTCGGTGATGCATTTCAAAGTTCATCAATCAAGAGCCGGCGCTTTCACGATCGACActgattcctcctcctcctttgagCACACCATCCCCGGCCTGAGCGCGGGCATCCACCCCGCCACAGCCGCGCAAAGCAGCCGGCTCTGGGAGGCTGCAGCCCGCTGCGCGCCGCATCCCTGCCCCCGGAGTACCCGTGGATGAAGGACAAGAAAAGCATCAAGAGGAaccagactgctgctgcttcttctgcttcttcctctgcttctgctgctgccacgACGACTGACTCCTCTCCACTCTACTTCTCACCCCAAGGCAAGACACGATGATTAATAACCCCCCGAGTAAAAAGGCTCTCCTTGTACGAGGATTCCCCTCTTGCGAGGAGCTGCATCCCGCGGGCCCTGTGCAAACGTGGGCGTCCCTTTTAGCCACTGTAGGATTTTGATTTAAGCATGCTTAATCTCATCAAGTAACGCACTGGCTTGTGATGCAGTGTAAGAGTGTTAATGCTTGACAGTAATGGAGAGTGATAGATTATTCTTACACGGGCCAGCAGCTGGCATGTTCATTATCTTCCCCCTCCGTCCTGTCCTGTCCACGCAGACCCATCATATTCTGCTGGGGACCATAAATCTTGCCCAGTGCCGGTGCTTGCTTGTGCACAAGTTTCACCCccatatgaatgtgttttccagttgtgttgctgttttgtttctgaaCACCAGctatgtgatttaaaaaaaaaaaaaataatatcatttattttagGTTCACCAGAGGTACCAGAGGTTGTTGTTGGCGGCGGTGGAGCATCCAGGAGGCTGAGGACTGCCTACACCAACACCCAActcctggagctggagaaggagtttCACTTCAAACAAATACCTGTGGCAGACCACAGGCGGTGGAAATAGCGGCTCTGCTGGATTTAACGGAGAAGCAGGTGAAAGTGTGGTTTCAGAACCGGAGGGATGAAGCACAAGAGGCAGACCCACTGCAAGGAGAACCGGGACAGTGAGGGGAAAATACGCGTGCCCGATGGACGACGGGccggaggaggacgaggagttCGAGCCGGCGGCGGAGAGCGGTCACAGGCGGGACGCtcctggagagggagaggtatTTCCCACAGAATACCTTGACTTCACAACAG encodes the following:
- the hoxa2b gene encoding LOW QUALITY PROTEIN: homeobox protein Hox-A2b (The sequence of the model RefSeq protein was modified relative to this genomic sequence to represent the inferred CDS: inserted 5 bases in 4 codons; deleted 4 bases in 3 codons), which codes for MNYEFGRESGFINSQPSLAECLTSLTNPVGDAFQSSSIKSXALSRSTLIPPPFEHTIPGLSAGIHPXHSRAKQPALGGCSPLRAASLPPEYPWMKDKKSIKRNQTAAASSASSSASAAATTTDSSPLYFSPQGSPEVPEVVVGGGGASRRLRTAYTNTQLLELEKEFHFKQXTCGRPQAVEIAALLDLTEKQVKVWFQNRRMKHKRQTHCKENRDSEGKYACPMDDGPEEDEEFEPAAEXAVTGGTLLERERYFPQNTLTSQQCPNGNNGDSPEPDSYAFGQL